Within the Barnesiella intestinihominis YIT 11860 genome, the region TCGATTTCAATGTATCGGCCGAGTCGGGCTTAGACTCATGCCTCAATATAAAAATACCCTCATTACGATCAGCTATCCATGTTGAAGGCGATAGCCTCGTCCTTCTCGACGGTGAAACTTTTGCCGAAATATCGAAAAAATTTTTCTTCAAGAACAAAGAGAGAAATTTGATCGACAGTATCTCTGTCAACATCAGTGTCGAAGACGGTAATGTAACTGTCTACCCGTTTGTAATAGAAATGGATCGCTACCGGGCTGCCGTAGGAGGGAACCAAGACTTGGATATGAATTTCAATTATCACATATCCATACTCAAATCGCCCATACCCTTCAAACTGGGACTGAATATTTCGGGAAATTTAGATAAAATGAAGTTCGGTATGGGCAAAGCCAAATACAAAAACGCTGTCACACCGGTAGAAATACACAAAGTCGACAGTACTATTGTAAATATGGGAGAACAAATTGTTCGGGATTTCAAGAAAGTCATGCGACGACAATTGCCACAAACACAAACCACCAACTAATAAGTATCATGTTCGATAAACCCATATGTCATATAAAATCGCCCTATCTTCTTCCCGAGATTACACAGAAATACTTAATGTATGGAAAAACTCTGCAAGAAGTTCCCTTTACTTTTTAAGTGAAAAAGATGTACTTTATGTTCCCTCCTACTTTCGATGCATTTAATTGGCATATATGAATGCGGGAATAAGGTAAAGGCAATTTTGTTGTCTGACAGAATACATATTGTTTGGCAGGTATGTGCCAATTCATATTGAGAAAAAATAGGGTGCTCATTGACTAATTCACTCAAGACTGCATACAACTTATGTAGATGTGCACTGCAAATTTTAAACGGATTATTTTATCATCTTATGCTTTATTGCGATATTTGCGTTACGATAAATCTGTAACGGAATGATTGAAATAGTATGAAGCCTAATAATCCTTTTCTTATTTCGGGATATTACAGCCCAGAACTCTTTTGCGACAGGGAGCAGGAGACCAGAGCTATTCTCGAAGCTCTCCACAATGGACGCAACGTGACATTGATAGCACCCCGTCGTATGGGAAAGACCGGGCTGATCCGTCATGCCTTTTACCGTTTGAAAGAGCAGCAGCCAGATATCGATACTTTCTATTTGGATATCTATTCAACCCAATCATTAGGCGATTTTGTACGATTGTTTGCTAGTACAGTGTTGGGACAGCTGGACTCCGCCTCACAAAAGGCTTTGAGTCGTATAAGTAAGTTTGTCCGCAGTTGCCGCCCCGTGTTTACTTTTGACGAATTGACAGGTGTTCCTAAGGTGACGATAGATGTGGCTCCGGCCGAGGAAGAAAACACTTTGAAAGAGATATTCGAGTATCTGGGCTCGTCAGAGAAACGATGCTATGTTGCCATAGACGAGTTCCAGCAGATTGTTGAATATCCGGAGAAAGGTGTTGAAGCATTGTTGCGCTCCTATATCCAGTTCCTGCCCAATGTAAACTTTATCTTTGCCGGCAGCAAACAACATCAGATACAGGAGATGTTCACTTCGTCGAGAAGGCCGTTCTATCAAAGTACGCAACCGCTTACAATCGGTCCGATACAACGGGACGAATATGCAAGTTTTGCAACAGGGCATTTTGCCGAGCACAATGTGAAATTGCATCAAGAAGTTTTCAATTCAATATATGAAAAGTACGAGGGTCATACCTGGTATGTGCAGTGTCTCCTTAACCGCCTGTACGGGTACGATCGGAATGTGGATATGGAACTGGTTTCATACGCCACAGAGCAGATTTTATCCGAGTATAGTTACATGTATGCAGACTTGCTGAAAACATATTCTTTCGGTCAGGTGCGCCTGTTGAAAGCTATTGCCCGCGAGGGGTGTGTCAAAGAGGTTTTGGCTGGAGATTTTATCAGTGCCCACAAACTCCGGGCGGCGAGCAGTGTCAGTGCTTCATTAAAGAAACTGCTCGACAACGAATTGATCTACCAGACACCTTGCGGGTATATCATTTACGATCGTTTTATGAGCGAGTGGTTGCGGAAACAACCATTCTAAAATAGCGGAAATATTCAATAGAACTTAGAAAAATCATTATGGCGGTAAAAAAGTCAGAACTATATAGTACATTGTGGAAATGCTGTGACGAACTTCGCGGCGGTATGGATGCAAGTCAATACAAGGATTATGTGTTGGTCATTCTTTTCGTTAAATATATCAGCGATAAAAAGCGTAATGACGAAGGCTTCGATATAGATATACCTAAAGGTTGTTACTTTGAGGATTTTGTCGCTCTCAAAGGTAACCCGAATATTGGGGAGGAGATGAATAAAAAGATGGCTGCTCTTGCCGAGGAAAATCAACTTGGTGGCGTTTTTGTAGCCGATTTTGAAGATGACACCAAGCTGGGCAAAGGAAAGGATAAAGTTGAAACTCTAAGTAAACTTATTGCCGTTTTCCAGAATGAGAACCTCGATTTTAGCAAAAATAGAGCGGCAGATGACGATCTTATAGGTGATGCTTATGAGTATCTGATGAAGAATTTTGCCACAGAGAGCGGTAAGAGTAAAGGCCAGTTTTATACTCCGGCCGAGGTCAGTCGTGTGATGGCCGAGGTTATCGGGTTAGGAAATGCCAAAAATGGGAGAAAGACGACTATCTATGACCCTACTTGCGGCTCGGGTTCCCTGCTTCTTCGTGCTATGTGTGAAACTCCCGGTGGGGCAACTCTCTATGGTCAGGAAAAAGATAATGCTACTGTCGGTTTGGCAAAAATGAATATGATTCTTCATAATGAAATCTATGCCGATATCAGACAAGGCGATACGATTAATGATCCTCAATTTAAGGAAAGCGACCAGTTAAAGACCTTCGACTATATTGTCGCAAATCCACCTTTTTCAACAAAGTCGTGGTTGAAGAGTGCAAAGTTCGAAGATGAATACCATCGTTGGGGCGAAGGCATTAAAATAGGTGTTCCGCCGGAAAAGAATGGCGATTATGCTTTCCTCCTCCATATCGTACGCTCTCTGAAACAGACCGGCTGTGCCGCCTGCATTTTGCCTCATGGCGTCCTTTTTAGAGGCAATGCCGAGGCTCAGATTCGTAAATATCTCGTTGCCGAAAAACGGTATATCAAGGGCATCATAGGACTCCCTGCCAACCTTTTTTATGGTACAGGTATTCCGGCTTGTATCATCATTATAGAAAAGTCGGAAGCAGCAGGGCGTAAGGGAGTGTTTATGATCGATGCCAAAGGTGGATATATCAAAGATGGAGCTAAGAATCGTCTGCGAGAGCAGGATATTCGGCGCATTGTCGATGTGTGGCAAGCACAACGCGATGTGCCTCATTATGCGCGCTTTGTGCCTATGGAGGAGATTGAACGTAACGATTACAATCTCAACATTCCTCGCTATATATCTGCTCCTGATACGGAGATTCTGCAAGATATCGATGCACACCTTCATGGAGGTTTGCCCAAACACGATATAGACCAACTCGATACCTATTGGGAGGTATGTCCGTCGCTTTGTGATGACCTCTTTTGCGACCATCTTACGCGCAAAGGTTACTATTCTTTGAAGTGTAACCCGGAGGCAGTGCGTGATGCTGTTACCGGGAATGTAGATTTCCGTAATCAGAAAGAGGTGTTCCAGAAGAGTTTTGCCGAGTGGTGCGATTCTCACCGGGCTCAACTTTACGCTCTCGTCCCGGGTTTTGCTCCCAAGAAACTTATCGAGCAGCTGGGTAACTCGTTGTTGGCTGTCTTTGAGGTAGATAAGTCGCTTGTCGAGGCGTATGATGTTTATGACAGTTTGATGAACTACTGGGGTGAAACGATGCAAGATGATTGCTATATGATTTCGTCCGGAGGCTGGACAGTGCAACTGTACACGCCACAACCAGCTTCCAAGAAGAAAGAGAAAAAGGCTGCTACGCCCGAAGATGTCGTTTGCGACCTGCTGCCTGTGCCAATCGTTATCGACGAGTATTTTGCAGAGAAGCGCGATGTTATTGCTGCGGCCGAGGAGTTGCTGGTACAAAATGAGACACAGCTTGCGGAATTGGTCGAGGAGCAGGCGGAGAATTACCTCGATGAGGACAACTTCCCCGATGGTAAGGTGACCGATGCCAATATCAAGAAACGAATGAAGGCGCTCGATAAGAAAACCGATGCCGACGAAATTGCCGTACTACAAAAGTATCTCGACCTCAAAGGTGATATATCACTCAATAAGAAACTGATCAAGGAGTGCAAGTACGATCTGCTTACCGCTCTTGTAGTCAAGTATGCCGATTTGTCCGAGGCGGATATCAAGCGCTTGGTTATCGAGCGGAAGTGGTTCGCATCGCTTGCCTTGCGCCTTGATGGCGAGATGCAGCATATCAGTCAGCAGCTCACTTCTAAGGTTTCGGCTCTTGCGGAGCGTTATGCACAGACGCTCCCCGAGATTGATGCCGAGATAGCCGATTTAGAAGCAAAAGTTGCTGCACATTTGAAACAGATGGGATATTGATCTGAAAAGTTGAGGTTGTAAGTGGGCAGATTGATAATTATTAAAGTGTAAGTGATGGATATACCACAAGGATATAAACAAACCGAGTTAGGAATAATACCCGAAGATTGGGAGATTGTAAATCTTGGTAGTGTCGCAAAGATTAATGGCCGTATTGGTTTTCGAGGGTATACTACGGCAGACCTTGTTGGTGTCGGCCAAGGTGCATATACCATAGGTGGTAAGCATATTACAAATATGGTTTTAGATTTGCATGATGCAGAGTACATATCGTGGCAGAAATATTATGAATCCCCTGAGATTATGGTTAGAAAAGGGGATATTGTATTCGCGCAACGGGGGACTCTGGGCAAAAGTGCTTTTATTGTAAACGATATTGGTCCAGCAACTATTAATCCGAGTCTTGTTCTAATTAATAAAATTAAATGTGATAATGAGTATTTGTCTTATTGGTTACAATGTGACAAAATAGTTGAATACATTTGTTCTATTAATAGTCAGACCTCCATTCCAATGATTACGCAAAATCAAATTGAGCATATCCCTGTGGTTTTGTCTAGAATCAAGGCAGAACAGCAGGCTATTGCTGAAGCGCTGGGTGATATAGATGGATTGATTGCAACATTGGATAAGAAAATCGCCAAGAAACGCCTGATTAAGCAAGGGGCAATGTCACAACTCCTAACCGGCAAAAAACGCCTCCCCGGCTTTTCCGACCCATGGGTGGAAAAGAAATTAGGGGAGATTGGATATACATACTCTGGATTAACAG harbors:
- a CDS encoding AAA family ATPase — protein: MKPNNPFLISGYYSPELFCDREQETRAILEALHNGRNVTLIAPRRMGKTGLIRHAFYRLKEQQPDIDTFYLDIYSTQSLGDFVRLFASTVLGQLDSASQKALSRISKFVRSCRPVFTFDELTGVPKVTIDVAPAEEENTLKEIFEYLGSSEKRCYVAIDEFQQIVEYPEKGVEALLRSYIQFLPNVNFIFAGSKQHQIQEMFTSSRRPFYQSTQPLTIGPIQRDEYASFATGHFAEHNVKLHQEVFNSIYEKYEGHTWYVQCLLNRLYGYDRNVDMELVSYATEQILSEYSYMYADLLKTYSFGQVRLLKAIAREGCVKEVLAGDFISAHKLRAASSVSASLKKLLDNELIYQTPCGYIIYDRFMSEWLRKQPF
- a CDS encoding type I restriction-modification system subunit M gives rise to the protein MAVKKSELYSTLWKCCDELRGGMDASQYKDYVLVILFVKYISDKKRNDEGFDIDIPKGCYFEDFVALKGNPNIGEEMNKKMAALAEENQLGGVFVADFEDDTKLGKGKDKVETLSKLIAVFQNENLDFSKNRAADDDLIGDAYEYLMKNFATESGKSKGQFYTPAEVSRVMAEVIGLGNAKNGRKTTIYDPTCGSGSLLLRAMCETPGGATLYGQEKDNATVGLAKMNMILHNEIYADIRQGDTINDPQFKESDQLKTFDYIVANPPFSTKSWLKSAKFEDEYHRWGEGIKIGVPPEKNGDYAFLLHIVRSLKQTGCAACILPHGVLFRGNAEAQIRKYLVAEKRYIKGIIGLPANLFYGTGIPACIIIIEKSEAAGRKGVFMIDAKGGYIKDGAKNRLREQDIRRIVDVWQAQRDVPHYARFVPMEEIERNDYNLNIPRYISAPDTEILQDIDAHLHGGLPKHDIDQLDTYWEVCPSLCDDLFCDHLTRKGYYSLKCNPEAVRDAVTGNVDFRNQKEVFQKSFAEWCDSHRAQLYALVPGFAPKKLIEQLGNSLLAVFEVDKSLVEAYDVYDSLMNYWGETMQDDCYMISSGGWTVQLYTPQPASKKKEKKAATPEDVVCDLLPVPIVIDEYFAEKRDVIAAAEELLVQNETQLAELVEEQAENYLDEDNFPDGKVTDANIKKRMKALDKKTDADEIAVLQKYLDLKGDISLNKKLIKECKYDLLTALVVKYADLSEADIKRLVIERKWFASLALRLDGEMQHISQQLTSKVSALAERYAQTLPEIDAEIADLEAKVAAHLKQMGY